The Lycium barbarum isolate Lr01 chromosome 12, ASM1917538v2, whole genome shotgun sequence genome includes a region encoding these proteins:
- the LOC132623854 gene encoding probable polyol transporter 6, producing the protein MEKVSGENPTKINKYACACAIVASMISIIFGYDTGVMSGAMIFVKKEFKINDAKTEVLAGILNLCALVGSLCAGRTSDYIGRRYTIVVASLIFLCGSVIMGYGPSYPILLLGRCVAGVGVGFALMIAPVYSAEVSSPSSRGFLTSLPEIGISTGILLGYLSNYIFSGLPLRLGWRIMLGIAAIPSLFLAIGILKMPESPRWLIMKGRLGEAKKIMYKVSNDPQEAEFRLRAVKQAVGIDENCDDDIVEIPDSAKSQGEDIWKELLLKPTPSLRWILIAGVGIHFFEHATGIEAVILYSHKIFDKAGVHDHKHQILATVGVGLTKFTFIVVSTFLIDKVGRRKLLLTSVSGMVVTLTGLGIFLTVAENSGGKLIWALVLSIITTYAFVMFFNIGLGPVTWVYSAEIFPLKFRALGAGIGVAVNRLMNATVSMSFLSISTAITTGGAFFLFAGISVVALTFFYFFLPETKGKSLEEMEAVFTRGRRSENVNKEVEIGKC; encoded by the exons ATGGAGAAGGTTAGTGGAGAAAACCCCACAAAGATTAACAAATATGCTTGTGCTTGTGCCATTGTTGCATCCATGATATCTATCATCTTTGGCTATG ATACTGGTGTGATGAGTGGAGCAATGATCTTTGTCAAAAAAGAATTCAAAATCAATGATGCAAAAACAGAAGTACTAGCAGGGATCCTAAATCTATGTGCTTTAGTTGGCTCACTTTGTGCTGGAAGAACCTCTGATTATATTGGCCGACGTTACACCATAGTGGTAGCTTCCTTAATTTTCTTGTGTGGATCCGTTATAATGGGATACGGACCAAGTTACCCGATTTTATTATTAGGCCGATGTGTTGCTGGAGTTGGTGTAGGTTTCGCGCTTATGATTGCACCGGTTTATTCAGCAGAAGTTTCATCTCCATCATCGCGTGGATTCCTAACGTCACTGCCAGAAATTGGAATTAGCACTGGGATCTTACTTGGTTATTTGTCTAATTATATTTTTTCAGGATTGCCTCTGAGACTTGGCTGGAGAATAATGTTAGGAATTGCAGCAATTCCTTCACTTTTCTTGGCAATTGGCATTTTAAAAATGCCCGAGTCCCCTAGATGGCTCATCATGAAAGGCCGTCTAGGAGAAGCCAAGAAAATAATGTATAAAGTTTCTAACGACCCTCAAGAAGCTGAATTCCGATTGAGGGCGGTTAAACAAGCTGTAGGTATCGATGAAAATTGTGATGATGACATTGTAGAGATTCCGGATTCAGCAAAGTCACAAGGCGAAG ATATTTGGAAAGAATTGCTGCTAAAACCAACCCCATCACTTAGATGGATTTTAATTGCTGGTGTGGGGATTCATTTCTTTGAACATGCAACTGGTATTGAAGCTGTGATATTGTACAGTCATAAAATCTTTGACAAAGCAGGGGTTCATGACCATAAGCACCAAATTCTTGCAACAGTTGGTGTTGGATTAACTAAGTTTACTTTTATAGTGGTGTCCACTTTCTTGATTGACAAAGTTGGTAGGAGAAAATTGTTGTTGACAAGTGTAAGTGGCATGGTGGTGACATTAACTGGACTTGGGATTTTCTTGACTGTAGCAGAGAACTCTGGTGGCAAACTTATTTGGGCTTTGGTGCTTAGCATAATTACAACTTATGCATTTGTGATGTTTTTCAACATTGGGCTTGGCCCTGTTACTTGGGTATATAGTGCTGAGATTTTCCCTCTTAAGTTCAGAGCTTTGGGAGCTGGAATTGGTGTTGCAGTTAACAGGTTGATGAATGCTACAGTTTCTATGAGTTTTTTGTCAATTTCTACAGCAATTACAACAGGAGGTGCATTCTTCTTGTTTGCTGGGATATCAGTGGTGGCTTTGacatttttttactttttcttgCCTGAGACTAAAGGAAAGTCTTTGGAAGAAATGGAAGCTGTTTTCACTAGAGGCAGACGTTCTGAGAATGTTAACAAAGAGGTGGAGATTGGAAAATGTTAG
- the LOC132622867 gene encoding small ribosomal subunit protein mL103 (rPPR7)-like: MSSSISLRVARHLSTTATSSTWNTTISISKAKSKLKSEHDPDKALKIYSSVSNHYTCPLSSRYAQEYTVKRLAKSHRFSDIEAFLESHKNDKKITQEPFLSSIIRSYGLAGMFDQALKTYIQMDDLGTPRSANSFNVLLSACVNSKKYDCVHQLFDEMPKKHGFLPDKVSYGVLIRSYCEMGKPELAIEKLKEMEEKGVEITVVIFTTILHSWYKGGKSDEAERIWNEMVKRGCGPDVGAYNVKIMNIQGGDPEGVKGLLEEMSNVGLKPDTISYNYLMSCYCRNGMMDKAEKVYEDLETNGCNPNASTFRTLIFYLCKNEQFETGFKVFKESVRANKIPDVNTLKYLVHGLVKSSKVKDAKEMIRTMKKKFPPNVVKVWTKLEDELELGLAKVEVGDIKSSETDVV; this comes from the coding sequence ATGTCTTCTTCCATTTCCCTACGCGTCGCCCGCCACCTCTCAACCACGGCCACGTCATCAACATGGAACACAACAATCTCCATCTCCAAGGCGAAATCCAAGCTCAAATCCGAACACGATCCAGACAAAGCCTTAAAAATCTACTCTTCCGTTTCTAACCATTACACTTGCCCTTTATCCTCACGTTATGCTCAAGAATACACTGTCAAACGTCTCGCTAAATCCCATCGTTTCTCTGATATCGAAGCTTTCCTCGAATCTCACAAAAATGACAAGAAAATTACCCAAGAACCCTTTTTGTCATCCATTATTCGTTCTTATGGATTAGCTGGAATGTTTGATCAGGCACTTAAAACTTACATCCAAATGGACGACTTAGGTACCCCCAGATCAGCAAATTCGTTCAATGTCCTTCTCTCAGCTTGTGTTAACTCGAAAAAATATGATTGTGtccaccaactgttcgatgaaatgcctaAGAAGCATGGGTTTTTACCTGATAAAGTTTCGTATGGGGTGTTGATTAGGTCGTATTGTGAAATGGGGAAACCTGAATTGGCGATCGAGAAACTTAAGGAGATGGAAGAGAAAGGTGTTGAAATTACGGTGGTGATTTTCACGACGATATTGCATTCGTGGTATAAGGGAGGAAAGAGTGATGAAGCGGAGAGGATTTGGAATGAGATGGTGAAACGAGGTTGTGGGCCCGATGTTGGTGCGTATAATGTAAAGATTATGAATATTCAGGGTGGTGATCCTGAGGGAGTTAAGGGTTTACTTGAGGAAATGAGTAATGTGGGGTTAAAACCGGACACGATTAGTTATAATTATTTGATGTCTTGTTATTGTAGGAATGGGATGATGGATAAAGCTGAGAAAGTTTATGAGGATTTGGAAACGAATGGGTGTAATCCAAATGCATCGACTTTTAGAACGTTGATATTCTATTTGTGTAAGAATGAACAGTTTGAGACGGGGTTTAAGGTATTTAAAGAAAGTGTGAGAGCAAACAAGATTCCGGATGTTAATACACTAAAGTATTTGGTGCATGGTTTGGTGAAGAGTTCAAAGGTGAAAGATGCAAAAGAGATGATTAGGACAATGAAGAAGAAGTTCCCTCCTAATGTCGTGAAAGTTTGGACCAAGTTAGAAGACGAGCTCGAGCTTGGTTTGGCTAAAGTTGAAGTCGGTGATATCAAGTCTAGTGAGACTGATGTTGTTTAG